The sequence below is a genomic window from Bos javanicus breed banteng chromosome 5, ARS-OSU_banteng_1.0, whole genome shotgun sequence.
AACCCTCTGGGTCAACCCTCAGCTCAGCCCTTCGGTCCCAGGCACACCAGGGAGCCGCACAGGGTGATTTGGAATTATGGACATCCCCTTTTAAGCCAGTCTTGTGCAGCGTTGAATCTGGAGGTTGGTCTCAGAACCACACCGTCTCCAGTGATGTTTCACAGTCAGTCTGGCCAGTGGAGGGGGCAGGCATGGAAAGGAAGCACTCAGCGGCCATCGAGACGGTTCTGGAATGCCACAAGTGTCTAGGTCTCCACAAtcacttgggggtgggggatgagcaGGGCCCTGACGGACAGATCTGACCAGACACAGGCCTTGAGCCGTGGGTGATACAGAATGGTATCAGGTTTAGCAACAGTGGACGATTACTGAGAGGCCAAGGGGTTTGATCTGAGCAGGAGGCTGGACTCTGAGAGACTGGAGCTGAgggtgttttctctttttcttcctgttggTGCCATGGCGAAATTGTAAGCTCTTTTCTTGCAGTGATTGGGGGTGAGAGTAGCCTTTGTTGGGTAAAATATGACATTGTCAACACTGTAGAGTGACAGAGTGGAGTCACACCCTGTTGTGAAACATCTCCTTCCCTGGGTGTTCTGCCCTGAGGCCTGCTGGGGGAAGTGCTCCCCCCAGGTAGAGCTAAGAGGGCTGGGAGTTGAGggccaggcccagagaggttggtCAGATCTCCTTGGACCCAGAGGCCCTTGCTCTGAACCAGATGCAGAGATGTCCCATGATGCCACTGCTTCGTCCTCCCTGGCTTCTGACTTAGGAGCAGACTCTGGaactcactcagactcacgtgtcTCTTGACACTTTAAGAGACTTCCTGTTTTAGGTTCCTCCAGCTGGGTGTCACCAAGTAGGCAATATCCAGCCCCATGCTATCTTTCTAACTGCAGACTGATGTTACCCAGGCTCCGTCCCTGTTGCAGGACTGGGAGGCAGAGTTGATGGGAGCGGGGAGGCAGCTATTTCTGGCATTCCTGAGTGGTCAGCAGGGGCTTCGTTTCTCCCAGGGAGTGGAGGGCTCTGCAGGGCTCCAAGAACAGACGTGTGCACAGGGAAAATGCTTCATTGAGGTCTCTGCTCAGCTGGACCTCTGAGGGCCATCCCAGAGAGCAGCAACCCCCACTAATACACACACGCTGTCTATACCGTCTCTCTGCTCtgagtttcttttccatttttttttttttttaatgatctgttTTTCCTAACAGCACTCTGCAGCAGTGTACAGCACCCTGTTTGGTGGCTTGTCTGAGCAGTCAGTGTTTCCTATGCTGAGCTGTTGAGTTCCAGGAGGATGGGGGTTGTGTTCACTGCCACAGTCCCAcactcaaaatatttattgaataaatatgaATTGAATGATTGGTTGCCAGGCTCTGAGACCCTAGGGCACCAGGCCTCCCGCCACAGCACAGGACCCCAAATAGGCAGGCGCCACACTCCGAGTCCCCAGCCTGTCCCTGGCCACAGCTCCTGTGTCCCACCCTCCTGGGCTGTTCCCTCCACAGCCCCCGCTCAGTCCTCAGGCTGGGGCAGAACTGACCTGGACAGGCTGGGAGGTGACAGAgatccagctctggctgcccccgCCGCTCCCCCTGGGTGGAGTATGTTGTCATCCCAAATCATTCCTTATTTCGCCGCAACTTTACAAATGGGGAAATGGAGGTTCGGGAAAGTTATGTGACTTACTTAATAGtttttttgtgtggtttttttggttgtttttttttcattttattgcagtatagttgttACACAgcgttgtgttcatttctgctgtatggcacagtgactcagttctacacatatatacattcttttttatattccttttcattatggtttatcccaggatgttGAATGTGGTTTCCTGTGTTCTACAATAGGATCTTGTTTATCTTTAATTGTTGTTTGACCAACACTGGGGGGGGTCAGGCGGTTCTGTCTGGCCTTGTTTACCACCCCTTCCTGTTTGCCCTCTCCTAGCCACTACCCGCTCTGGATTTGAATTCCCCCAGAACCTCTCCCTGCCAGCCTGCCGCCAAGCCcatgttcattcactcatttactgGGGGGAGACCGACGTGTACATAAACGGCTGCGATGCGATGCAGTAGCAGACTTGGGCTCGCGATGAGGGTCAGGTCTGGGGGGACACAGGCGCACACTGCCTTGGCAGTGCTGCCCCCCGGGCAGGTGTGACCTTAGATTGGGAGGAGGCATACCTGAGCTGTGCTCCTTATCACGCCCCTCATGCCTTGCCCTGGGCTATTATCCATGGCTCTTCTCACATGTGGCTTTGAGCTGTTCCAAGTCATGTCATCCCCAGCCTGGTACTCCCTCTTGTGCTGCCCCTCCGGGCAGCCTCCCCTGAGTCCCCTCCCCTGGTTCCCAGTTCCCATGACCCTTTTGCCTCCCTCTGTTGCCTTGTACTGAGAACCTAGCTGCCCTTGGCCCACTTCCCAGCTGCGAAGCTCCTTGCGTTTGGAACTACGGCTGTTTTTCCCATACCTCTAGATCTCCTCTGAGAGTGAATTCCGTGAGAATTATGGGGACATTTTAGGAGCAGAATCAGAGGAGGTGTGGTTAGACAGGCGGAGAGGCTTACAGCAGAAGTGACAGTAAGGGAGCAGCCCCTGAGCACTCTCTCGACATGGGGCCCTTTGGGGAGAGGCTGTGAGGGGAAGCCAGCAGCCAGCAGGCCCTCTGTGCTCTGACCTGATGGACGTCAGTGCTGGGGTCTTGGGGCTGTTGGGGCAGGGAGTCAAGGAGAGGCCTTTCCGTGTGCTCAGTCGTACCCCAGGGCAGGAGCTGAAAGAGGCAGGGGTATCCTTTCACCAGGTCACACTAGCCCTCTGTTCTCCAGACAGAGCCACAAACCCCCTGAACAAGGAGCTGAACTGGGCCAGCATCAACGGCTTCTGTGAGCAGCTCAACGAGGACTTTGAGGGGTAGgtgacttccctgtcctttgctcaCGTGCTCAGCACCTGCCATGCACCCTCCAGACCCAGCCTTGGGCAGACATGAGGGTGGGTTGAGACTCGGTTTGCATTCTTAATGAGCTCCCAGATTAATGATGGCATCAGGCACTCTGTGCCTggacccattttacaggtgaagaaactgaggctcagggaactCAGCAGTTGCCCTAAGATCTCACAGACCTGATGAGGCTCCaggctgcctgactcgtgcccaGGCTTGTTTGGGGAGAAACTGCCGGAGAACTGCATGCTCCCCAGTTGGGGTACCCTTTGCTCAAGGCAGAGCCTGAACTGCCCGCATGAAACCCACACGGTGTGCTTGTCAGAACTGTCCGTTGGTGGTGCGTCCAGGCTTGGACTAGACCACTCAGCAGGGACCTTGAGGGGGGACGTTGTTAGCGGGTTCCCAGGCAGTGCTGAAGTTGGGAGCACAGCCCAGCGTGCTTCACCTCCGCTGCACCCCCACAAGTGCAGGCGCTCCACTCAGGATGCCATGTGGACCCTGACGTGCGTGGTCCCCACACCAGCTGCTCGGGCCCGAGTCCCATCCCTTCAGTTAGGGGGTTGCCTGGGTGAGTACTGGATGCCTCTGAGCCTCCATCTCTGCGACTGTAAAGTGGGGGTGATAGTGCTGCCTGCTTCAGGGGGCTCTTAGGGGCTTAGGCAGGAAAATGGAGGTGAGTCGCCTTGCACATTAACCACTCAGTACGTGTTAGCTGTTGCTGTCACTGGTGACAGTTAGGATCTGGTAGGTGATGTCACATTCTCCCAGCAGAATGTTCTGGGCACATTGTCGTGTCCTGCTCCCTGGCTGGGCCCCTGTAGACCGTGGGCATGTCTGTGTTAGGATCGGGTAGGTGATGTCACATTCTCCCAGCAGAATGTTCTGGGCACATTGTTGTGTTCTGCTCCCTGGCTGGGCCCCTGCCTCAGTACTTGTCTGTACAGCCACCCAAGGATATGCAGGTCATAGTTCTCAGTAAAGCCAGCCAAGGAGCTGAGCTCGTCCCTTTCAAAGGTTGCCGCCCTGCGCGCCCTGCCTGGCCCTGCTCTGTTGTGCCAGAGTCTCTGGCCCCAGTCAGTCCGAAGAGGGAGCTGGGCCTTTGCGCATGCCCTGCAGGAGCCTCTGCAGACTCCAGGGCCAGGGGGAAGAGTGGCAGCACTCTCAGGgtgcctggggctctgtgacTAGTCTGGCTCTTTGCTCTTCCTTTCCCGCAGGCCTCCACTTGCCACCCGGCTGTTGGCCCACAAGATCCAGTCCCCGCAGGAGTGGGAGGCAGTCCAGGCCCTGACGGTGAGGAGAAGGAGAAACACAGTGCCATCTGTCTCCTGACCATGTGGATGGcaccaggggtgggggggggggagactGAGGTTTTTGGggtcccatcaggctcctctttaGAGCCCAAGGGAATTGAGCCAAGATGGCCTAAATAAGGGTGTGTGCCAGCCTTTGAGCGCCCTATGGCAACCAGTGAACCAATGGGCTGGCCTCCCACCCCAGACCCTGCACAGTTAGGCCTCTTGCAGGGAGGAAGCCCTCGGTCACCTGGTCCGGGGATTCCCAGCTCCGGCTGTCCCTCAGATCTTCTGGAGGCTGAATCCGGGCCCCACTCCAGCCCTGCTGACAGAACACCTGTAGTACATGCATCCAGGAGTCTCCGTGTTTATAGAGCTCCCGGATCATTGCGGGGCCCGACAAGGCCAGCCTGTTGATGGCCTCCAGACACAGGACCCCAGGCACCCTTTTAATAGTCCGGTGTTTGTTTTAACGTGTTAGGGTTtcggtgtttttttttcctctcctcacgTGTTAGTTCTCACATATGTATGGCTTAGGATGAGGCTGAGGTTGATGGTGCCTATTTACATTTCCAAAAAACCATCAAAGGAAAATAGTGAGAAAGTAATTTACAAGTGGTACTCAGATGTGGCCAGGCCATGGAGGGACTAAGTTAGTGATGTGAGTTGGGTGTCACCAGGCTCTCAGAGTGGCCCGGCCCTGTCTTCCAGGGGTGGTGATCAATCTCAGGGGTCTCTGAACCTCAGAATCCTTTTTTTTCTCAAGTCATTTTCTCCCTTCTCACTGCTGGTCTCTGGACTTTTGGGCCCTGGCTGAGGTGTGGGAGAGAGGCTGCCTCCTCTGACCCACCCAGGGGCCCCCGTACCTCACACCTTCCCCCCCAGGTGCTGGAAACATGCATGAAGAGCTGCGGCAAAAGGTTCCACGACGAGGTGGGCAAGTTCCGCTTCCTCAACGAGCTTATCAAGGTCGTGTCTCCCAAGGTGGGTGCCTCTATCATATGCTCAGACCTGTGCTGTCATGGGGGGTTGAACAGCGAGGATCCCAGATCGAGAGAGGAGGGTGACTGCCCTCCTCCTGACCCAGCACACACAGACCCTTTCTCAAGGTCTCCTTCACACAGCTGAATCCAGGACAGCTGGGCTTCTAGGAAGAATGTTCCAGGCTGCCCGGTGGCTGGCTGACTCTGGAGCAGCTCGGCACATAGGGAGAAATGACTGCAATGAAAGAACAGCTTCCCCAGTGTGGGCTGCTCAGGTCTGAGCTCTCTCCCTGCAGACCTAGCCGTGGCAGGTCTGGGCACCAGGGTGGGGTGCCCTGGTGCCCCCACTAGGTGTCTAGTGGAGGGTGTCCCTGTCCCCACTTACAAAAGTGGCCTCCTGAAGCCTCAGATCTGAGGCCCCAGAGTCCTCCCGTAGGGCACGAACAGGTTTGGTGCCTCTTCTTGGGTGTGTGAGAGCCCACCCCTTTCGCCCGTCCTCACCCAGGCCCGTCCCTTGGCCCGAGCAGCTGAATGACCCAGTAGCTGTTCTCAGGAGTTGATCAGTGTGAAAGCTAGTTCCCTCAGCCGAGTGTACTGCTGGGAAACTGAATGGGGCCTGGGGCCAAACGGTCCCACACCTGCTCCTTCCCTGGTCAGCCAGAAGCCTGGTAGCTCCTCCTCCCTGAGGTCACAATGTTAGGGGTTCCATGAGCCAACCGTGAGTAGATGCTGGGCTCTGGGCCTTTCAGCTCTGCGTCCCCAGTGCTGTCTCTCTGCTGTCACCTTACTGAACAGGTAGGGGACTGGGACGCCCAGGGCCATCTCAGCTTGGGAGCGGCAGGGCCTGGAGCTCTGCCGGGCTGGTCAGGTGGGACATGAGGGTCCTGTAGGCTGAGGTTTTGGAGGGAGTCCTGGGAAGGCAGCCAGGTTTGGGCTGGGGTTGGGGCTGCAGTGAGTGAGGCCAGCCAATGCAAAGCTTCCTCTCCCCCCGGTCCCTGAAGTACCTGGGTTCTCGGACATCAGAGAAGGTGAAGAACAAGATCCTGGAGCTTCTCTACAGCTGGACGGTTGGCCTCCCCGAGGAGGTGAAGATTGCAGAGGCCTACCAGATGCTGAAGAAGCAGGGTGAGGCCCCAGAGGTGGGGGTGACCACCCTCTCTGCTCTGCCCTGGGGCTCCAGCAGCTTCAGGGCCCTGTCAGCAAGATCATGGGTGTGCCTTTTAACTGCTCAAGACCACAGAGTCAGTGGGGCCTCATTATGGCTCTGACTGAGGCCAGATGGGCTGCAGAGAAGATGGGTTTGAGTCAGCCTTCCCCTCAGAGAGTGGCCCCCCATGGAATGGTCTCAAAATAGAGGCTCCTAAGTACACCCTGTGCCGGCTGCTGCTTGGCATGGTAGTTCAGGAGCAGGCCTTGACCCGGAAAGGCAGCACCAGCGTGCTGGAGAAAGCCTGCCTCCACGCTCCCTCCTACCCTTGCCTGCCCCCCATACCCCGCCCCGCCCTAGCCCCGAGACAGACAGTCTCCCCACTGCAGGGATTGTGAAGGCCGACCCCAAGCTGCCAGATGACGCCACCTTTCCCGTTCCTCCACCACGGCCGAAGAATGTGATCTTTGAAGATGAGGAGAAATCCAAGGTGAGGCTTCAGGGAGGGCCAGAGGAGGACCCCAGGCCCCTTGAGGGTCAGCGGATCCCAGCCCATGGTGGCACTGTCCTTGGATCAGAGGCTTGCACTAAGCACGGCTGTGTGGCGGGTGCAGGCGCCAGGTGTTAAGCCCTTACGCGTGGTGATGCTGCCCGCGCGGTGCCCTGCGCTTAGTACACACAGGCCTGAGCCTGGCGGCCGGGGGTTGGTCTGAGGGCATTTCACAGGCTGATCAGCAGGTTGCCTGTCTTTATGTCTGTGACTCTCAGCAGTAATTTTGCTAGCTTTTTGTTAAAGAAGCATGTGCTCATGGGCAAGAACTTAAAACAGCCCAGAGGTAAGATAAAAAAAAGCTTCTCTCTACCCAGTCTAGTCCCAGAGGGTAACTGCTGTTGAGTTTCCTGTACTTCCTTCCAGAAGAATTCTCTAGCAACATTAATGTAATTTTTCACAGCATTTGTGGAGAACTTATTTCTGCTGGGCACTGTGGAAAGCACTTACATGCAGTGTGGCACTTGTCCCACGGCCACCACGTAAGATTAAGATGTTagtagattctttaaaaaaaacaacataggattcatttattttatttcatcggCCTctacagcatgtggcatcttagctccctgaccagggatcgaacccacaccccatgCAGCaggagagtggagtcttaacccctggacggccagggaagtccccactgtcAGTAGGTCCTTGCCACCCCATCGAGAGCTTAGTGACTTACTCACGTCCCACCTCCAGGAAAAGGAGCCAGCACAGGACCCCAGGCCCAGAGAGTGCCGTCACAGCGGGTCCCTCTCTCTCCGCAGATGCTGGCCCGCCTGCTGAAGAGCTCCCACCCCGAGGACCTCCGAGCAGCCAACAAACTCATCAAGGAGATGGTGCAGGAGGTAATAGCCGAGCCCAGGGCTCAAGGAGGTGGCGGGAGGGGATGTTGAGCTGGGCCACCGAGGGGagctgtgtatatgtgtggaaCTCTGCAGTGACCCAGCTAAAGGGCCGTGACAGCACAGAAAGGGCTGACTGAGTCAGGGGACCCTGTGGGCAGAGCCAGGGTCAGTAAGTGCAGAAGAAAGCATTTCCCAGCAGCCGAGCTGACCTGCGCTGGCTTCTGTGAGACTGACTACCTCTTCTATAAAAGTTAGAAGGAAATTAGCTCTTACTGTACTTAAGATAGAGTATGTATACAGAGAAGGAAGAATATACGTGTATTTCATAAGGACGTGTACCTGTGTTGGGGGTGCATGCTGAAATCTTTTTTATTGATAAGAGTAAGTCATCAAAAGAATGCAGTCCAGACACACAGAGGCAGACATTCTGGGCTATCTTAGGGTAAGCTATGTGCTCTGACAACCCAGAGAAAGTCAGGGCAGCCCCTTTCAAGGAGGGCGACCGTATCAGACAGCACAGCACAAGCCCACCTTTCATTCCACAAGGAAGAAGCGTGTGGGGTGAGCAGAGTGGGTGCAGGATAGCAGGGTCCCTTCTGCAGCAGCCTTTCAAGGCCATGAGCTCCCCCCACTTGCCACACACCGACAGACACCTCACGGGGTCCTGGCACTAGTTTCTCTGTTGGTGACCACTCAGGTTCCCTTTCCCTCTCAAGTACAGGCACCTCCTTTCAAGGGACAGACGGAGCGGGAGGGTCTTGTAGAACCACAGGTGTGGATCTAGACCCCAGGCCTCCAGCATCACCTGGCAAATGTGTTGGACTCAAAGATCCCTGGGCCACCCCTGGAGATTCTGATGAGCTTGTGCGTCTAGAGCCTTGGCgagaggagaggaaaagtgaACACAGGGTGGGCCAAGGGCTTCTTGGACCAGAGTGCCCTGTCCAGGGCCCAAGGGGCTCTTTGCAGGGGCTGATCCCACACCCATCGGGCGCCTccagggtggtggggggcagcaTCCTGGCTCAGGTCCGGGCCTGACCCGGGCTCTCCGGGGCTGTTTGCCAATGCCTCCCCAGGACCAGAAGCGAATGGAGAAGATCTCGAAGCGGGCGAGCGCCATCGAGGAGGTGAACAACAACGTGAAGCTGCTGACCGAGATGGTGATGAACCACAGCCAGGGCGGCGCGGCGGCCCGGAGCAGCGAGGACCTCATGAAGGTGCGCCGCCCCCCacccggccccccccccccccgccccagtgCCCCCGCCGGCCTGACCTGCTCGCCCTGCTGCCCCCAGGAATTGTACCAGCGCTGTGAGCGCATGCGGCCCACCCTTTTCCGACTGGCCAGTGACACGGAGGACAACGACGAGGCCTTAGGTGAGCTGCAGTTAGAAGGAGCTACCACTAGGGGGccccccctcccttctccagcagtGATCTTGGGTTTCTCCACTTTGAGGAAGAAGGAAGCGAAGCTGAGGGGCTGACCCTGAGAAACTATGGGCCAAGCCCCCCCTTGGCAGACATCTCGTTTACTGCCTGTAAGCTGCACAGGAGGGGGAATTGTTCCTTTTTCACAGCTGGGGTTCAGGGAGGGAAGTGGCCTGTCCAGATCATCAGAGTGGTGGCAGAGCCAGGGAGGACTGGAGGCTCTCCCTCCAGACGCTGCCTCCTGGTAAGGGTGAACTTGAAACCAAGAGCAAGTCCCTCAGGCCTGAGCACCTCCACAGCTGGGCCCCGCGGCCACACGTAAGGGTCTCATCCTTGTTCTGTGCCCCCACACGAGCCGTGCCTCCCAGCAGTGGTCTGGGTACCATCTCAGCCCCCATTCATGGCCTTCCCTGAGCGCCTCCATGGCTGGGCCCCGTGGCCACACGTAAGGGTCTCATCCTTGTTCTGTGCCCCCACACGAGCCGTGCCTCCTGGCAGTGGTCTGCTACCATCTCAGCCCCATTCATGGCCTCCCCTGAGCGCCCCCCGCATGCCAAGTCCCTGGTGCAGCCAGGAGGCTCGGCCCTCAGCTCCCCTCAGCCCTGCCCTGGAGGACCCGGCTTGCGGCAGACGCGGTTCTAGGCCCGGGGCTATGGCAGTGACCAAAGTAAACAGCCAAATCCCCCAGGAGCTCTTATCCCATGACACAGGAGCCTGAGGGTGTGAGCCTGGCAGTTTGTTGGGCGGTGGTAAGGGGCATGGAGAAGAGCAGGGAAGGAACTGGGGTGTGGGGCCGGGGGTGAGGGAGGGCCTCCCTGAGGTGACGTGGGTAAAGACTGGAAAGCAGGAAAGGGTGAAGCCGTGTGGAGATCCAGGGGTTTCCAGACAGCAGGGCCAGTGTGGGGGCCTGGAGACCAGGGCCTGCGTCTGTGTTGAGGGGCTGGCAGGGGGCAGCCCGGAGGCTGGATGAGAGTCACGAGGTGCCTGAGGCAGAGGAGTCAGGATGGGCTGTCCCCAAGCCCCACGCCCCTCCCACGAGGCTTGGGATGCATGTGGGgcatcctccccacctcccccagaggCCCCCACAGTCCTtcagcccagcccctccccttctGCCTGTTCCAGcggagatcctgcaagccaacgACAACCTTACCCAGGTCATCAACCTGTACAAGCAGCTGGTGCGGGGCGAGGAGGTCAACGGCGAAGCCACCGCTGCCTCTATCCCCGGTGAGGAGGTGGCGGGAGAGCTGGGAGGGCCCACCGGCCAGAATCCAGGGTGGGGCGCTGGTCCCAGAGCTCAGTGGCCCCTTAAGATGAGGGAGGCCCCCACTGGGAGAGCTGGGGGAGGAGTCTGTGCCAAGCCTGCAGCTGCAGGGGAGGAAGTCTGGATgcggggcagaggggagggggctgagggTCTGGCAAGGACAGGCTGGGGAAAGAGGGCCTCCCTTTCATTTGACAAATCTGACGCCTCTTGTATGGGCCTGGATGACATCCCAAGGCTTAGTTTGATTATCAGAAGTGCACAGGGAGGGCTTGACACACAAGCATTGCAGCTCAGCTCCACTCCGGGTAAAGCGACAGCCAGGGGAGGCTAGAACGGGCCTTGCTGGGAGAGGCTGGGGGGCACTGCCCAGAAACAGTGGAGTCTAAGAAGGGCCTTAAAGGACGAGAGGCAATCCGCCAACTATGAGGGAAGCAGGAAGTACGTTCTGTGCAGAAGGGACACCACGTGCCAAAGAAGGGGCCTGGCAAGCAGATCCCAGGCAAGGGTAATGTGGCCAGGAGGGGAGCTTGCTGCTCCCTGACCCCAGGGACTCTGCATGTCCTCCACCCGGGGCTGGCCtgactctccttccccaccccagggagcACCTCGGCTCTTCTGGACCTCTCAGGCCTGGATCTCCCTCCGACAGGCGCCACCTACCCAGCTGTGCCCACCCGCCCTGGCGACCAGGCCAGCCCGGAGCAGCCCAGCACCTCAGTGTCCCTGCTTGATGATGAGCTCATGTCTCTGGGTGAGGAAGGGGCTGGGGCCGGGCCCGGTGTAGGGCAGGCTCAGCTGCAGGTCGGGGGTGATACCCCGGCACATAAGGCAGCTTTCAGAGTGTGGTCAGGTCAgcctgttcctcctcctcctctgagtCCTCTGGAGAATGGGGGAGGGGCATCAGGcccatttcacagctgaggaggttgaggctcagagaaaggaaggagatCCCGCCAGGTCCTACTGTCTGGGGTGAGGCTGGCCCCACCTCTGATAAGCCAGCCACACCTAGGCTCTGGCAGCCTAAGGGAAAACAAAGGGACTTCCCTACAGCAGGTTAGAGCCTAGAATTGGGAGCTACCCAGGCAAAAATCAGCAATCTCTTCACCcctgagaggaagaggaggggagctCTAGGCTCTGAGCACTAGAAGCTCCAGGAAAGCTGAGCTCTGTGACCCCCGCTGGTCCCAGACCAGGCCTGCAGTCACTACAGGAGGGGTTGGGGCTCCTGAGCCTGGCGGGGAAACGGGCTCAACCCTGGGGCAGAGCAGGGGCACCCAGCCGGGCACACAGTTTTCAAGTTCCCAACTTTCAGGGGCAGCCGCCCCATCTGAGAGCATTGAAGCACGAGAGCCTAGTAGCCATCTCCTCACAGTGGCCCTGATGTTGTGACAAAATAGAGGTAGGTGGTCGGGCTCTGTCACAGGAGACCTTACCCTGTCACAGGGGTCTCAGAGGATATGTTAGGAAAGTGACTTGGAAGCCGAGTCAGACTGAGTTCTCCTGAATTGGTTCTGAGGTAAAACCTACACCTGACGGACTCCAAGAAGCGATGGAGGGCCGGGGTCCCAGCGGGGGCACCCCTGACACACCACGCTGCTGTCTTAGCCCCGCTCCCCTCAGCCCAGGACACAGTGAGGCCAGCACCCCTGGTTTACAGATGCCAGAGCCAGGCTCCGAAAGCTGACCCTCTTGTCCAAAGGGCCACGGGCTTTGGGTGAGACCCTCCGATTCTGAAGCCTCCCCGGGAGCCTCTCTGCTGCTCTGGCTCGGCCATCAGCCAGGACGGGGAAGCGAGGACTTAGAGTGCGGAGGGGGACAGCAGACCAGGTCGAAGTCTCCTCTGCGGGCCGGTCAGCCAGCACCCCTTCCCTGGGAGGCTCTGACCACAGGGCGTCCCGAGGCCTGCATCAGAATCCCACCACCCGCCCCCTTTGCCTTCGGAGCTGGGGGAGACTCTGAGAGAACTGAGCAGCACTGGGCGGCAGCTACCTGACCTGGTGGTGGGTGTGtgagcccagcccccaccccacccctagcCAGCGGCTTTGGGGAAGCCACCTCCGGGtgagaggctgtgtgtgtgctcggcACTTCCTGTCCCCGCTGTCACAGCAGAGCCCTGAGCCTCCAGCTTCCTCTGCTTGCTGCTCAAAGTGAAGAAAATGTGGGAACCAGAACCCGACGTGGCAGGGCAGCAGCCGCCCAGCTCCCCCCTGCTCGGGGCAGTGGAGGAAGCCTGGGACCACAAAGGGGGCTCGTCCTGAACGGTTTTCTGTGGCAGGAagggtgcggggtgggggtggggcaggcagcaCAGGCTTCCCGTCTGCCAGGGAGGGTGTCCCAGCTCCTTTGCGTCTGAATTGTCCGATTCATTAGCGACAGCAGTCCTCAGAGGCAGATGCTGCTGTTGTCTCCTGAGGCGCAGGAAGGTTGTCACCAGCCCGGGGTCACAGCTGAGTGGCAGAGCTCTGTCTGAACGCCAGTCTTCAGGCCTTGCTCTGGTCACATCCACACTCTGGGCTTTCCAGTGGTGTGACCGTGGGCAGGTTGCTTAACCCCTCTGAGCGCCTGCTTCCTCATCCCTAAGGGAGGCGTGAGAAGCCTACACCCACCTTTTAAGGTTGCCTGAGGATTGAGGCCCATGTCTGCAGTGCCTGCCTCAAGGGTGTGGGAGCTGATAGTCTCCACTGTTGGCCTTGGTCTCAGGCGTGTCCAGACGAGGAGGCCCAGCAGTTGCGGCCTCCCTTACCTCTGCCCATCAGGTAGCGCATCAGCCCGTTGTTccgtcacttgagtcatgtccaactctgtgactgcccttggactgcagcacaccaagcctcacTGTCTTATTCACGCTTTGCTACAAACAAGACAGAGGTCAGACTGCCTGGTGACCTACTCCCCTCTACTGACCAGCAGGCAATGAGCAGGCCTTTCCAGAGGGACCACTGCCTTCTTTGCCCCCATCAGCCAACCTTTTGGCACATGCCAGGGCAGACAAGGCCTTTTATGTCTGCCCTGGCCATCATCTGCATGCTGTGCCCAGGGCCCCTGCGGCCCAGCCcagggttgctcagagtcggtCAGGCTTGGGCCCAGCGCCCTTCTGATGCTCAGAGGGTATCTATCCGTCGAGTCAGTCATTGGACGGGCACAGGATGCTGACTCCTGCCACC
It includes:
- the GGA1 gene encoding ADP-ribosylation factor-binding protein GGA1 isoform X3 — protein: MELPPICSLSLQLRFGCFPTQEDRATNPLNKELNWASINGFCEQLNEDFEGPPLATRLLAHKIQSPQEWEAVQALTVLETCMKSCGKRFHDEVGKFRFLNELIKVVSPKYLGSRTSEKVKNKILELLYSWTVGLPEEVKIAEAYQMLKKQGIVKADPKLPDDATFPVPPPRPKNVIFEDEEKSKMLARLLKSSHPEDLRAANKLIKEMVQEDQKRMEKISKRASAIEEVNNNVKLLTEMVMNHSQGGAAARSSEDLMKELYQRCERMRPTLFRLASDTEDNDEALAEILQANDNLTQVINLYKQLVRGEEVNGEATAASIPGSTSALLDLSGLDLPPTGATYPAVPTRPGDQASPEQPSTSVSLLDDELMSLGLSDPTPLSGLDGAGWNSFQSSDSTEAPAPTPAPSVDIRPPAQTPLPASSGLDDLDLLGKTLLQQSLPPESQQVRWEKQQPAPRLTLRDLQNKSSCSLPSSSATGLLHTVSPEPPGPPQQPTPTEVSLANITVPLESIKPSSILPVTVYDQHGFRVLFHFARDPLPGRSDVLVVVVSMLSTAPQPIRNIVFQSAVPKVMKVKLQPPSGTELPAFNPIVHPSAITQVLLLANPQKEKVRLRYKLLFTMGDQTYNEMGDVDQFPPPETWGSL